The following is a genomic window from Scleropages formosus chromosome 11, fSclFor1.1, whole genome shotgun sequence.
gttccccgtgaccccgtatgggacaagcggttctgaaagtgtgtgtgtttggatctGCTTTGGGTTTTGTAATTACTGTTGTACAATGCCTTCCCTTAACATGGTCAATAAAAGACACAGGCAGCAACTGAAATGGTTTTCACAAAGGACATTGTAAAGACGTGAACAGTAACTTATGTTCTGAggatttttttataataataataataataataataataataataatagactgAATACATATTACATGTAATAAACTAGTAGCTGGGACAGTAAGTGGAACAAtaagctgggacagctggtagtttagtagtttaaagtgctgcttttggacccaaaggtcacaggtttgatttccaccaccagctgtagtacccttagaAAGGTGCCAACACTCAAGTTAGTcatgtaaaattacccagttgtctAAATAATGATATAAATGATAATGAGAATcataatgctgtaagtcacttgggacAAACGCATTAGTTAACTGAATTAATGTGAATAAGACATGAATGCCACCCAAATGGGATCTGTGCTGTATATAAGGTAATACTTCCTGTGCCTTGCAATAAtagatttgcattttaaatttattcatttctttagtGCAGTTCTTAATGTTGACTATAAGCACTTTACTGAAGGAAGAATGTGcagagaaatatgaaaaaactgaaaaaaacccCTGTCCTACCTAGGATATCTGCTCCACTGCTAATCATACACTGTGCTGTGGCTCCATGAGACAAACGGGTGggtcccctccacctctggccttacgccctgtgttgctgggtttggctccggctccctgtgaccccgtatggaacaagcaggtcacgcagtgtgtgtgtgtgtgtgtgtgtgtgtgtgtgtgtgtgtgttccctggaTTAAAACCAGAATATCTGGCTGCATGTTTAGCTGGttcctctttttcatttttaaaatgtgggtTGATAGATTGGAATTCAGTGAACTAAAATGATTATTGCTAATATATCCAGTAAACAGATTTACATATCgtactgattttattttacacataatTGTGAGCTGTTAAAATTTATGATTATCAGTTGGCCAAAGATCAATtgatttttcagcaaaaatagCTTTTATTGTCTGTATAAATGGCTTATGTTGTGGATAGAAAGTTTTAATGTtatagcttttctccaaaccaacttacaatgtttaggttacaattatttaatacTGCAGGGCAACTTTAACCAgcgcagttcagggtaaataccttgttcaagtatACTGGagccagaggtaggaatcaaacctgtgacatttgggtccaaaggtagtggGGGTAATtactatgcaaccagctgttttatgttttgagcataatttatttatatttataacttccTGGATAAATTTACCTGGTGAGGATAAGAAAGGACTTGTGTACAGCCTATTGCTTGTAAACCAAAGTCCTTTCATCCTGAAAATCCTGTGGTATCCTGTTGTTTTTGAAAGGGTAGCTAGAAGACCAAAAccagaaataacacattttcgATTCCTTAAAACAAATAGGCAGCCTTTGTGCcatgtgcattttttgtttaaaaactcCCACTAGTTTATTTATCGTAAATGAGCTGTAACTGTtataaatgaactgaaattcCAGCTTTTATGTGCCAAAATCCTGAGAACAAGTGTTCATTTCTCGTTCTCTTCCAAAGAAACGATGATTCAGTTTTTCGCTCATCATTCTCACTAGAGAAGTTCTTTTTCACAATGAAAAGTTCAGTGTCACAGTTAAGGGTCAGGAGGAAAATCACTCATTCATTCCACAGGTAAGCTACCTGAGAGGCTGTGCACTACAGGTTGctatattttcatcatttttcatatttttttaaacactcaaCACAACCAAAAATTCAGCTCCTCTTGTTGTGTTTGTGCCATGCACGTGTGCTTGGTGTGCATTTTACTCTGGTTTAAAAGTGTTTGCTTTTAGCTgtggcaaaataaaaaagtgaacttTTAAATGGGCTTAaatactgtttgttttattgtggcCTGTGTTTAGTTAGATGTAAATAGCAATACTTATTGTGAGCAAAGTTTGtcatgattttgttttcattaatcatAATATTTCATGAAAATGGTAAATTGTTATATAAGtcagaaggggtgcggtggtgcagtgggttggaccacagtcctgctctccagtgggtctcgggttcaagtcctgcttggggtgccttgcgacggactggcgtcccgtcctgggtgtgtcccctccccctctggccctacgccctgtgttgctgggtaggctctggttccccgcaaccctgtatgggacaagcggttctgaaaatgtgtgtgtgtgtgttatataagaCAGaagcaaacacataaaatacaagGTTGGCCTGTACCTGTGatctttttataattattaaaggtgttttaaatgctttatatGATGCACAAATACTTGTTGGGCTGTTTTATAGGTGTTTAAATCTGTTGTAGTGAAATTTCACTAAACTGGTCACAgttttgtgatggactgggaaAGCATGACTACTTTTCCAgtttaaaataatggaatacAGGCTCCTGCTATTTGAAAATTTGCTAGGCGACATTGTTCAGGAACACGTTACATTCACATAACAAAGGACGATTGCACTTTGGATTagaaatgtttatgtatttagaAATGGGGGTTTGGTGTGAAAAAGCCCAAGTCCCTCATTCAGGGGCTGTTCCTGATCTTCATGAACTGAGCGGTCTTTGTGTGTCCTGATGTTCACATCAGTCCCTCTCCGTCTCCTGCTGCCCCTTCGGACCGATGAACACAGAGCACCACTGTAACCTGTATTCTTCTACAGTAACATGAATTAATCTTAAATTTACATGGTTCAGTTGGTTACACGACCATGTACTCACGTTAGACCTTACGGAAATTCATGGGCCACTGCGAAGGTGAAGGATTTTACAGTAAGAATTTCCCTTTTTAAACAgagtttttccctttttcaagTTGAAGAACAgtttacattgatttgtttttaacatATTGTAAGATATCCAAATgtataaaagagaaaattattatACAAATATTCTTTGCATTCTATAAgagtttccttcaccatgtaattaataacatttaattaatttaattcatttaaaaaactcAATTGAAAATACACGATTCAATGGCCTTgagtttaaataaaattttatatttccaaCTGGGTAAATTTAATACAGTTTGTATTAGTTACAGGATTTATTTCCAAATGATGGATTAAAACAATCTTTGATCATATGATCTATGTGTTTTAACCTTTATTATAAAAGaccacagaaaattaaattatatttgtcaAAAACAAACTGATCTAAAATAGCAATTCTGATCAGGAAATTACAATTAAGTTTTTCGCACAGTTTGGACATTCAGACATATATTTGAAAGTTACATTTcaataatagtaaaaataaaactattgtcCATCCAAATATAACAAAGCCATTTGAGTACAAACTCTGCTAACCATTAAAACCATTACATTCCcccaataaaataataatgaagacaGTATACAAATCACTTGTGCcacttctgaaataaaatttaaaatcagtGCATTTCTTTAAGAGAACTGCATTCATGTAAACCTTTCACTTGACACTAAATCAAAATCAGTGCACAACATGTCTCAGAAAACCACAAGGTAAAACCTTGAATTCACCACTATTATGAATCAGCTAAAATTTTACCTCTAGATGGTATCATTTTCCAAACACATCTCTGTTACACATTGGTTCCTTCACAATTACAATGATATTTCAAAATACAACTCATTCTGATGTtcataaaggaaaataaagttTAACATCATGTATAATATACAatctatgtaaaaataaaacacacaaataaaatgaagaagaaaactaGTGAGAGAAACTAACCCCAGAAACCTCCCCAAAGCACTATAATAACCTAAAGGGCTGAGTGAGAATTACTGTGATTACATTAAAAGCCAAAAGTGTTTATAAAGGAGGGCACAGCCTGGACGAAAaaccagcccattgcagggtatccacacaaatacacagtcACTTAATAAgggaatttaaattaaaagtgtCCAATtcactgtgggatgaaacctgagcacctggaattattaaaataaaattcagttatATTTCCATGTTGGTCTGATCTGATtcctgaaacaaaaacacaagaaaaactgttaaaagtGCAACTGATCACCTTCACATGTAAAACACATCAAAAATCATACAGGTAGTGAGAAGAAGACCTTGGGTCAGACTCACTTAGACATGCGACACAGATGAAGTTGAGCTCCTGAGTCTCAGGCAGACTGACCCACTGATGTCCTCCTCCAGACTGGACAGCCGCAGTGTTCCCACAGTGTCCAGTCCCATTACCTGGGGCCCAGTTGTCATAGCAGACAGTGTGTCCACTGACCCAGAACCAGAAGTTAAGGAAGCAAGAGAAGCGCAGACCCAACCACACATGATCACTGGTAGCATTTTCAGCCATCCTCGCCACCCACTGCTGCATCTTATCATCATGGACAGATACCAGGTCCACATATTTCTGTCTGCAGTAGTTCAGAGCTTCATTCCAGGTCTTATTCTCTTGGACCAGGATGAGCGGAACTGGAGGGGAACACGGAGGGTCACCGAGTGTtaagaaaagcaatgaaatgtaCTGAACTCAACTGTCTTACACTGAACTGAGTGTGAAACCTTGTTTGTGTTCAACAGAAGTATTTCCTGCCAGGGACAAAATGTTAACAGCTCCTTATAAACTgtcaaatgtgaaacattttcagtataTTTACAATTAGAGAACAACTAATAAGAGGGGTGAAGAAGATGTTCTGATAGTTAATAACCATACGCTGGGATGTAGATTTTCAGCAAgtgaacatacacacattttcagaaccacttgtcccatactgggtcgcggggaaccagagtctaacccggcaacacagagcgtaaggccggagggggaggggacacacccaggacaggacaccagtccgtcacaaggcactccaagcaggactcgaaccccagacccaccgaaaaacaggagtgtggtccaacccactgcgccaccgcacccccagcacATGAACAACCCATAGGAAACATCTAtatttacgccctgtgtcgccgggttaggctccagctctccgaatggaacaagtggttcagacaatgtgtgtgtgtgtgtgtgtgtgtgtgtgtgtgtgtgtgtgtgtgtgtggttttgttatgttttatcaCTATTCAGTTCAGTCTTTGTGCTCCATGTGTAATAATTTGTTTCCTATTCGAAGAGTGGAAACACTGGAAGGACTGACTTTGTATAAACAGTTATGACTGAACATGAAAAGTGTGATAATTTACAGGGTCTGGTGCCTCAGTCAAtaattctgcagatttttttttttttttgttatgaacTGGACAAGTTTTACTGAACATGATAAGCAGCACAGCCAATTCTTCACAAAATGTGGAACTGACACATAAACATATAGTTTAGAACCACTATGAACAGATAATTGTTTCAGTGATTGTTCTGCAGATCAAACTCAACTCACCGTCATAATAACACAGGAACGGGTGTTTTTCACCACACTCTCGATGATCCCACGTTCCATTGAGTGTCTGTGTGAACGAGGCTACAGTACACTTCTCATTCCCAGTATTATTATCAGGTTTTCCTGGTGCCCAGTAGCAGAATGAGGAGTTTCTCTGGTCTGACCACTGCCAGTGGTCTCTGTACAGACCGATCCACACCCAGGTTCCATTTCTAGTCATGTTGTGTATGAGATCATTCTCAGTCTGGTTCCTCACACTGACCAGGTCTGTATAATTCTCTCTGCAGTATCTCTGAGCATCTTTCCATGTCTTTGCACCATTAATCAGGATGTATCTCTGGTCACCTTTAGCGCTTCCTGTAAATATAAAGTTGCATTAAGAAgatatgttttaaaactgtatttaagtagatttctcacctctttcagcagaaaaatgtgacaaaaagaGGCTTTAAACATGGATTACTGAGTTCATTGTATGTCAAATGTAGttacctttcttttttaaaagtatttattgtttttttgtaaattacacacacacacacacacacacacacacacacacacacacacacacacacacacacattttcagaaccgcttgtcccatacggggtcgcggggaaccggagcctacccggcaacgcagggcgtaaggccggagggggaggggacacacccagaacgggacgccagtccgtcgcaaggcaccccaagcgggacctgaaccccagacccaccggagagcaggactgcggtccaacccactgcgccaccgcaccccctctttttgtaaattaaaatggCTATAAAAACTCACCATTAtagcaaacaaatgaaaatgtgttctcACAGGAAATATCTTTCCATTTTCCTGATGAACACATTTGTACACAATGTTCTTTTCCCTGATAATTGTTAGGTTGACCACTGTCCCAGTTTGAGAACCCAGTCTGTCCATCACTGTAGAGAAGTCTCTCTTCCAGGGACCACTGCCAGTTCCACGAGTTTCCCTTCTCCAGTCCTATCCAGGCTGGTCCAGTATAACCAGTGAGGTTTACCCTGTTAATCactctgttcatttcctctgggttGTCAATGGTAACCAGGTCAGTGTACTTCTCTCTGCAGTAACTCTGTGCTTCATTCCAGCTCTTATTCATGTTCACAAAATAAATCTCAGCACTGAAGTTTGTATGAAGTATGGAGAACCCTGTGATACACAGCAACACAACTTAATACACACATAAAGAAGACAAATAAAGATACAATATCAAAGGTAAATTTCAAATTTCTCATTTCAAGAGAAATATAAAGGGTTTTCATCATGTAAAGTTCTGTGGGCACAATACAGTATACAGAACAATAACTGACCTGAGATCAGCAGAAGAGTGACACTCCACCCCATTTCTGTAATCTAAAAATGACATAACACTTATTGGCCAGTttcacagacatacacacacagatagaaaTACTTTTGGTTAtgcattttacacttttgaTTACCTGGTGGGGAACCATATGCAATAAACACGGTAATAATCGCAAAGTTTTCATCATGATGAAAATCCCCCAACGAGACATatttggaggaaacacacatgtTGTGACAGTAAAACCCCAGTTTCACACACGGAAAGACACACCCTGTAGAGGATCGCCAGCAGTACAGAACCTTTTAGCTTCTAGGATCATGACACAAATCAAGTCATTTCAGCAAATGATCACACCTCCAACTTGTTAGTCATGCAGCCAAACACTGATGTGTCACATTCTGCTGACATACAGGAATATAAACAGTACGGACACATCACACATTGTTTAGaatagtttttgttttaaatggcattaaatCTCAAGGAACATGTTTTGGTGCAGATTGGCAGAAAAAGTATCATCATTTATTCCATtcaccgcttgtcctgatcagtgCTGCAGAGGTATAAAGACAACATAGAAAAACAAGGGTCGGGGGGGCATAAGTCCATTATACGACAGCCAaatgcgtgcacacacacacacacacacacacacacactacaggtagCTCAGCATCACAAATcgacctgaactgcatgtcgttagggtgtgggaggaaaccagagcagaaccatgcagacacaaagagaacacTGTAACTCCAAACCTACACAAgttgctgcgccaccgtgtcccaagaaaaatgtcagataaaccTAAACTAAGCCATGTACTTTTACTTGATTTATACCATATTCTTAGTTAAATGACTgtccgttttttttcttttttaaatcaggaagttttctgtttccttgtctgtttatttctgtgttttgctgcacCATCTTGCACACTACATTGCATTGTTGCAAACCGTATTGCACTGCATTTCATGCTccacaaataaattataatcCATTACATATCTGTTtaaagatatttatatatttttctttttcgtcatatatgtatatattgattttatatacatttttatgttttactacttgatatttttttaaactgttatgtCAGACAGttgtataaagcatttcaccgcacgtcgtactgtgtatggttgtgtatgtggcatataaaatttgaatttgaatttgaattttttttttctccctgccaGCGTTTCCCCGTCTGCGCCATTGCTTATAGAAGCAAATGTCGTCCTGGTGCCCCATGCAAAATGTCcaggaaatataaaaacatCTCTTGTGTCGGAATGGTCTCATTTCAATAAGGGTGTGATCTGCATCAGAACAGATGCTTCCGGAAAAAACTcctgaccactgtgaccctgcagtgaACAGGCACTTATTGATGATAGGTGGATggaaattttcttaaaataatccTTATAATTTTATTACTTTGATACTGCTGTAAGCAAACCATTGTAATTTGTTAGGATAAATTAGAAGAAAAGACATCCATCCAGTGTTTCCTCAGAAATCCACAAAAAGTAGATTAAGAATTAAAAACACTTGATGACAAACATGTTTGTTGAAAGAGCCTGTGGGTTTTGAGGAAATGcgtttgaaaattaaattaaaaaggaattGTTTACATGTAGACATGATGCCTGAAAGAAGAACCTGAATAATTCAAATAATGTCAAGAAGTTACTACAAAATAAGTGCACTAAGGAGAAGTGAAACGATTGTCCTGTACTGTTGCTTTAACAGCTACaaacattgattcatttttttttagtgactTCTTCACTTCATGCTTGTGGTGGCCTGgaacctgtcctggaaacataggacACACAGTGAGGTACCCCTGTATCACAGAGCAGTAACACACAAGGagtcacacattcatacacactTTACCAAGTGACCtgagaaacattacatttattcatgttgtcGACACTTTCCACCAATGAAAagtacaacattaagctactttcacAGTTTtctaccaatttacacagctgattaATGAttctggagtaatttaggttaAATACTTGTAAACCTGTAACTCTGGGAAATCAGAGGAAGTTCACACAAACCTGGACAACATGGAAACAAACATTGAGCccaatttgaacccaggtccaaaCTCAAAGCCCTTAGGGTTAAATCCCAACCTTCACACCTAACCCCATccctgatcaggacaaacaGTAATTGAAATTGGGTGGATGGACAGATTTTTATACTATCCTATAATCTCATCTGGGGTCCGAACTCAAAGCCCAGTTAGACaccaaaataacagaaaaaaacatgattctCAGATCAGTTCACATGTTGTGCCCATGTTCTCCTGACCTTCTACCATGACCtgtgctctcctctcctctcctctcccattTCAATGATGACCAGTGGCTCTAAAGTGTCCTcactgtgtacatgtgtgtatCTGGACTCTGCCTCACGTCTGAGTGTTGATCAGGATTCCCTCTTGATCACTGTCACCTCAACTGTGTCACTGAGCACAGAGTTATAGAAATTCTACTCTCAGCACTTCAGCAGAAACATCTCAAGAAGCCCTTtgttctgaaaacacacacaatttatcTGTCTGTGAACCTGAATCAGTCAAGGGTTGAAAATTtgcttgtttaaaatgaaaaatatgttacTGAAATCCGAGAGTGAAGAAAGTGAtacttaaattcatttaaatacagttttgagTGAAACAACATCAGTAAAGTTATACtgattatatttgtttttttttatcctgcacatttagagaaaactgaaaaatataatcAATCTTACCTGATGAACTTTctaagaatttttcagtttcaatgcctgcagctctctgtgtgtgtttatgtcagTGTGAAACTACTCTTTACACTGAACGTCCTGAACGAACGAGGAAAGTTGAACCTCTATTTAAATGCCTCAATTTGCCTgaacaggaaaatgtaaaacagtacagttacttatttttcttcattataatACTGaacagtatatacatatttttttttcccatgagaGCAGAACTCATTTCCTCGATGCAGTTAAAATGGAACATTGGTCACATTCTTTAAGACATACCGTTCAAAACATTGTGACTTAGTAGTAATATAGAAACACATTGTACTGTTTGCAGCATCTCCTAATATGTAGATAATTACTCATCTAGTAATTATAAATAGTAGTCAATAGTTAATAGTTCTCATGGTATAGTAGCATATATTCTTcatataaataagcaaaaataaattcttttctCATGACAGTAGAACTCAGTCCAGTTTACGTGCAACATTGGCCACATTCTTTGAAAAATACGCTTCCAGACACTGTCACGACCCCAAGAGGTGAAATTCCTGAGCTCCACCTGAGATCCATGTAATGAAGCAACACACCTTCGTTCAATGGAACTGATCAGTTCGCAGCCCTATaaaggggttcaagtcccatcaTCAGTGTGTCGATTCTTGATCAGCGCTTTTCTGTGATTCTCTAGTGACTCTTGTTTGCGGACCTATTTTTCACGCCACTCTtctagtgtgtttctgttccagtcccgagctcctgtcctgtctacACCAGTCCATTGTGACCCAGTCCCAGTCCCTTGCACCACCCTGTCTTTGGCAAACATCTCTTCATTTGTTCTCTTCACCCAGCATTATTTCACTTATTGTGTAACACCCCATGTGTCCTGTTCCATGTCCATCGTATCACACGGAGACTTTCACTCCTGAAATAAATCTTCAAATCTTCTTAGTTCACGTCAGCCCTTCGGTGACTTTCCTTatataaacactgtaaaaactgtGTAAGAAAGTTGAACGGAGAACGAGAAACAGGTTCTACCAAACAACCGGCTGCTGATGTCAAACATCTAACGAATGAATTCATTTACAAGGGAGCTGCTCtgagggggtatggtggtgcagtgggttggatggggtcctgctctccagcgagtctggggttcgagtctcgcttggggtgccttgtgat
Proteins encoded in this region:
- the LOC108940949 gene encoding macrophage mannose receptor 1-like → MGWSVTLLLISGFSILHTNFSAEIYFVNMNKSWNEAQSYCREKYTDLVTIDNPEEMNRVINRVNLTGYTGPAWIGLEKGNSWNWQWSLEERLLYSDGQTGFSNWDSGQPNNYQGKEHCVQMCSSGKWKDISCENTFSFVCYNVPLILVQENKTWNEALNYCRQKYVDLVSVHDDKMQQWVARMAENATSDHVWLGLRFSCFLNFWFWVSGHTVCYDNWAPGNGTGHCGNTAAVQSGGGHQWVSLPETQELNFICVACLRIRSDQHGNITEFYFNNSRCSGFIPQ